In a single window of the Streptomyces sp. CGMCC 4.7035 genome:
- a CDS encoding helix-turn-helix transcriptional regulator, whose amino-acid sequence MRAARLIKMVLLLQSRPSMTAAELARELEVSERTVTRDAQALSEAGVPVYADRGRAGGYRLIGGYRTRLTGLARGEAEALFLSGVPGALREMGLEDAASAARLKVSAALLPSLRDASRTATQRFHLDAPAWFTEPGTPRLLPAVADAVWDDRRITARYRRGEDVVERDLEPYGLVLKAGVWYLCARVAGQSSSGSFRVYRIDRFTAVDAGEERFARAEEFDLPAFWEERAEQFARSVLRAEVVVRLSGDGVRRLPYAVDPLSAREALRTAGAPDEDGWVTLTLPVESEEVAHTQLTALGAEVEVLSPQGLRTRFAGDAIRLAGLYAP is encoded by the coding sequence ATGCGTGCCGCCCGTCTCATCAAAATGGTGCTGTTGCTCCAGTCCCGGCCCTCCATGACCGCCGCCGAGCTGGCCCGGGAGCTGGAGGTGTCCGAGCGGACCGTCACACGGGACGCGCAGGCGCTGTCGGAGGCGGGGGTTCCGGTGTACGCCGACCGGGGGCGGGCCGGCGGTTACCGGCTGATCGGCGGGTACCGCACACGGCTGACCGGGCTCGCGCGCGGCGAGGCCGAGGCGCTGTTCCTCAGTGGCGTACCCGGGGCGCTGCGCGAGATGGGGCTTGAGGACGCGGCCTCAGCGGCCCGCCTGAAGGTGTCCGCCGCCCTTCTTCCCTCCCTCCGTGACGCCTCCCGTACGGCGACGCAGCGGTTCCATCTGGACGCGCCCGCCTGGTTCACGGAGCCCGGGACTCCGCGGCTGCTGCCGGCGGTCGCGGACGCGGTGTGGGACGACCGGCGGATCACCGCGCGATACCGGCGCGGCGAGGACGTGGTGGAGCGGGACCTGGAACCGTACGGGCTCGTGCTCAAGGCGGGTGTCTGGTACCTGTGCGCGCGGGTGGCGGGGCAGAGTTCCTCCGGTTCCTTCCGGGTGTACCGCATCGACCGCTTCACGGCCGTGGACGCCGGGGAGGAGCGGTTCGCCCGGGCCGAGGAGTTCGATCTGCCGGCCTTCTGGGAGGAACGGGCCGAGCAGTTCGCGCGGTCCGTCCTGCGGGCCGAGGTCGTGGTGCGGCTGTCCGGGGACGGCGTGCGGAGGCTGCCGTACGCCGTCGATCCCCTCTCCGCCCGGGAGGCGCTGAGGACCGCGGGCGCCCCGGACGAGGACGGCTGGGTGACGCTGACCCTGCCGGTGGAATCCGAGGAGGTCGCGCACACCCAACTCACGGCGCTGGGCGCGGAGGTCGAGGTGCTGTCCCCCCAGGGGCTGCGGACGCGCTTCGCGGGCGACGCGATACGGCTCGCGGGGCTGTACGCCCCCTGA
- the lpdA gene encoding dihydrolipoyl dehydrogenase — protein sequence MANDASTVFDLVILGGGSGGYAAALRGAQLGLDVALIEKDKVGGTCLHRGCIPTKALLHAGEIADQARESEQFGVKASFEGIDVPAVHKYKDEVISGLYKGLQGLIASRKVTYIEGEGYLSSPTSVDVNGQRIQGRHVLLATGSVPKSLPGLEIDGNRIISSDHALVLDRVPKSAIILGGGVIGVEFASAWKSFGSDVTVIEGLKHLVPVEDENSSKLLERAFRKRGIKFNLGTFFQKAEYTQDGVKVTLADGKEFEAEVLLVAVGRGPVSQGLGYEQAGVAMDRGYVLVDEYMRTNVPTISAVGDLVPTLQLAHVGFAEGILVAERLAGLKAVPIDYDGVPRVTYCHPEVASVGITEAKAKEIYGADKVVALKYNLAGNGKSKILKTAGEIKLVQVKDGAVVGVHMVGDRMGEQVGEAQLIYNWEALPAEVAQLIHAHPTQNEALGEAHLALAGKPLHSHD from the coding sequence GTGGCGAACGACGCCAGCACCGTTTTCGACCTAGTGATCCTCGGCGGTGGTAGCGGTGGTTACGCCGCGGCCCTGCGCGGGGCGCAGCTGGGCCTGGACGTCGCCCTGATCGAGAAGGACAAGGTCGGCGGCACCTGCCTGCACCGGGGTTGCATCCCCACCAAGGCCCTGCTGCACGCGGGCGAGATCGCCGACCAGGCCCGCGAGAGCGAGCAGTTCGGTGTCAAGGCCAGCTTCGAGGGCATCGACGTACCGGCCGTCCACAAGTACAAGGACGAGGTCATCTCGGGCCTGTACAAGGGTCTGCAGGGCCTGATCGCCTCCCGCAAGGTGACCTACATCGAGGGTGAGGGCTACCTGTCCTCCCCGACCTCGGTGGACGTCAACGGCCAGCGGATCCAGGGCCGCCACGTCCTCCTGGCGACCGGTTCCGTGCCCAAGTCGCTGCCGGGTCTGGAGATCGACGGCAACCGCATCATCTCCTCCGACCACGCTCTCGTCCTGGACCGTGTGCCGAAGTCCGCGATCATCCTCGGCGGCGGCGTCATCGGCGTCGAGTTCGCCTCCGCGTGGAAGTCCTTCGGCTCGGACGTCACGGTCATCGAGGGCCTGAAGCACCTCGTCCCGGTCGAGGACGAGAACTCCTCCAAGCTTCTTGAGCGCGCCTTCCGCAAGCGCGGCATCAAGTTCAACCTGGGCACCTTCTTCCAGAAGGCCGAGTACACCCAGGACGGTGTCAAGGTCACCCTCGCCGACGGCAAGGAGTTCGAGGCCGAGGTCCTCCTCGTCGCCGTCGGCCGTGGCCCGGTCTCCCAGGGCCTGGGCTACGAGCAGGCCGGGGTCGCGATGGACCGCGGCTACGTCCTCGTCGACGAGTACATGCGGACGAACGTCCCCACCATCTCCGCCGTCGGTGACCTGGTCCCGACGCTCCAGCTCGCGCACGTCGGCTTCGCCGAGGGCATCCTGGTGGCGGAGCGCCTGGCCGGCCTGAAGGCCGTCCCGATCGACTACGACGGCGTGCCGCGGGTGACGTACTGCCACCCCGAGGTCGCTTCCGTGGGCATCACCGAGGCCAAGGCCAAGGAGATCTACGGCGCGGACAAGGTCGTCGCTCTGAAGTACAACCTGGCGGGCAACGGCAAGAGCAAGATCCTCAAGACCGCGGGCGAGATCAAGCTCGTCCAGGTCAAGGACGGTGCCGTGGTCGGCGTCCACATGGTCGGCGACCGCATGGGCGAGCAGGTCGGCGAGGCCCAGCTGATCTACAACTGGGAGGCGCTGCCGGCCGAGGTGGCCCAGCTCATCCACGCCCACCCGACGCAGAACGAGGCGCTCGGCGAGGCCCACCTGGCCCTGGCCGGCAAGCCGCTCCACTCCCACGACTGA
- the aceE gene encoding pyruvate dehydrogenase (acetyl-transferring), homodimeric type — MTDPNAIQPSELDQLPDRDPEETAEWQASLDAVTKAAGPHRAAYLMRRTLERAEAGGVALPKLLETDYVNTIPTAAEPAAPGDEAMEARITAWNRWNAAAMVTRGSKHGVGGHIATFASAAWLYETGFNHFFKGKDSGDAAGSGDQLYIQGHASPGIYARAFLDGRLNEAHLDNFRQEAGGNGLPSYPHPRRLPWLWEFPTVSMGLGPLSAIYQARFNRYLTNRGIKDVSTSHVWAFLGDGEMDEPESTAALALASREGLDNLTFVINCNLQRLDGPVRANFKIVQELEAQFRGAGWNVIKTLWGSAWDELFQLDTTGALVRRLREVPDAQVQTYQTRDAAYIREDFFGKDPALVEMAKLLSDDKILECFHLSRGGHEARKVYAAYKAALEHKGAPTVILAQTVKGFTLGQGFASKNANHQMKKLTVDEFKTMRDLLELPIPDSKFVDGVVPYGHPGADSPEVRYLQERRAALGGPAPARRTHALAPLPAPAEKAFASFDKGSGSQNVATTMAFVRLVKDLVREKETGKRWVPIVPDEARTFGMESLFPSLGIYSPKGQTYEPVDRDQLMYYKEAKNGQILNEGITEAGSMADFIAASTAYATHGEAMIPFYIFYSMFGWQRTADQMWQLGDQLGRGFLVGATAGRTTLTGEGLQHADGHSPVIAATNPAALTYDPAFAYEIATIVKDGLRRMYGEAAPGEDQNVFYYLTVYNEPLPQPAKPSGLGIDEGIVKGLYRFNTAESAGLSPAANAPRIQLLGSGTAIHWALTAQKLLAEEWGVAADVWSATSWTELRRDALEADAALLRGEERVPYVRQALQGAEGPVLAVSDYMRQVPDQIAQWVEQDYSSLGADGFGLSDTREAARRHFGVDAQSIVVAALAQLAKRGEVKATAVKEARDKYGL, encoded by the coding sequence ATGACCGACCCCAACGCCATCCAGCCGAGCGAGCTCGACCAGCTCCCGGACCGCGACCCCGAGGAGACCGCCGAATGGCAGGCCTCCCTGGACGCCGTCACCAAGGCGGCCGGGCCGCACCGTGCCGCGTACCTGATGCGCCGCACGCTGGAGCGCGCTGAGGCGGGCGGCGTCGCGCTGCCCAAGCTCCTCGAAACGGACTACGTCAACACCATCCCCACCGCCGCCGAGCCGGCCGCGCCCGGTGACGAGGCCATGGAGGCCCGGATCACCGCGTGGAACCGCTGGAACGCGGCCGCGATGGTGACCCGTGGCTCGAAACACGGCGTCGGCGGCCACATCGCCACCTTCGCCTCCGCCGCCTGGCTCTACGAGACCGGCTTCAACCACTTCTTCAAGGGCAAGGACTCCGGCGACGCCGCCGGCTCCGGCGACCAGCTGTACATCCAGGGCCACGCCTCCCCCGGCATCTACGCCCGCGCGTTCCTCGACGGCCGCCTGAACGAGGCCCACCTGGACAACTTCCGCCAGGAGGCTGGCGGCAACGGCCTGCCGTCGTACCCGCACCCGCGTCGGCTGCCCTGGCTGTGGGAGTTCCCGACCGTCTCCATGGGTCTCGGTCCGCTCTCCGCCATCTACCAGGCGCGCTTCAACCGCTATCTCACCAACCGCGGCATCAAGGACGTCTCCACGTCCCACGTGTGGGCGTTCCTGGGCGACGGCGAGATGGACGAGCCCGAGTCGACGGCGGCCCTGGCGCTCGCCTCCCGCGAAGGCCTCGACAACCTCACCTTCGTCATCAACTGCAACCTGCAGCGCCTCGACGGCCCGGTCCGCGCCAACTTCAAGATCGTGCAGGAGCTGGAGGCCCAGTTCCGCGGTGCCGGCTGGAACGTCATCAAGACGCTGTGGGGCTCGGCCTGGGACGAGCTGTTCCAGCTCGACACCACCGGCGCGCTCGTACGCCGCCTGCGTGAGGTACCGGACGCGCAGGTCCAGACGTACCAGACCCGCGACGCCGCCTACATCCGCGAGGACTTCTTCGGCAAGGACCCGGCGCTCGTCGAGATGGCGAAGCTGCTGAGCGACGACAAGATCCTCGAGTGCTTCCACCTCTCCCGTGGCGGCCACGAGGCCCGCAAGGTGTACGCCGCGTACAAGGCGGCCCTGGAGCACAAGGGTGCCCCGACGGTCATCCTGGCCCAGACGGTCAAGGGCTTCACGCTCGGCCAGGGCTTCGCGTCGAAGAACGCCAACCACCAGATGAAGAAGCTGACGGTGGACGAGTTCAAGACGATGCGCGACCTGCTCGAACTCCCCATCCCCGACAGCAAGTTCGTCGACGGTGTGGTCCCCTACGGCCACCCGGGCGCCGACTCCCCCGAGGTCCGCTACCTCCAGGAGCGCCGCGCGGCCCTCGGCGGTCCGGCCCCTGCCCGCCGTACGCACGCGCTGGCGCCGCTGCCGGCCCCCGCCGAGAAGGCGTTCGCCTCCTTCGACAAGGGCTCCGGCTCGCAGAACGTGGCGACCACGATGGCCTTCGTCCGCCTCGTCAAGGACCTGGTCCGCGAGAAGGAGACCGGCAAGCGCTGGGTGCCGATCGTCCCGGACGAGGCGCGCACCTTCGGCATGGAGAGCCTCTTCCCGTCCCTGGGCATCTACTCACCCAAGGGCCAGACGTACGAGCCGGTCGACCGCGACCAGCTGATGTACTACAAGGAGGCCAAGAACGGCCAGATCCTCAACGAGGGGATCACCGAGGCCGGTTCGATGGCCGACTTCATCGCCGCGTCGACCGCGTACGCGACGCACGGCGAGGCGATGATCCCCTTCTACATCTTCTACTCGATGTTCGGCTGGCAGCGCACGGCCGACCAGATGTGGCAGCTCGGCGACCAGCTCGGCCGCGGCTTCCTCGTCGGCGCCACGGCCGGCCGCACGACGCTGACCGGTGAAGGCCTCCAGCACGCCGACGGCCACTCGCCGGTGATCGCGGCCACGAACCCGGCCGCGCTGACGTACGACCCGGCGTTCGCGTACGAGATCGCGACGATCGTCAAGGACGGCCTGCGCCGTATGTACGGCGAGGCGGCCCCGGGCGAGGACCAGAACGTCTTCTACTACCTCACGGTCTACAACGAGCCGCTGCCGCAGCCCGCCAAGCCGTCGGGTCTCGGCATCGACGAGGGCATCGTCAAGGGCCTGTACCGCTTCAACACGGCCGAGTCGGCGGGGCTTTCCCCGGCCGCCAACGCCCCGCGCATCCAGCTGCTGGGCTCCGGCACGGCGATCCACTGGGCGCTGACGGCGCAGAAGCTGCTCGCCGAGGAGTGGGGTGTCGCGGCGGACGTGTGGTCGGCGACGTCCTGGACCGAGCTGCGGCGCGACGCCCTGGAGGCGGACGCGGCGCTGCTGCGGGGCGAGGAGCGCGTCCCGTACGTGCGTCAGGCCCTTCAGGGCGCCGAGGGTCCGGTGCTCGCGGTCTCCGACTACATGCGCCAGGTCCCGGACCAGATCGCGCAGTGGGTCGAGCAGGACTACTCCTCGCTGGGCGCCGACGGCTTCGGCCTCTCGGACACCCGTGAGGCGGCCCGCCGCCACTTCGGCGTCGACGCCCAGTCGATCGTCGTCGCGGCGCTGGCGCAGCTCGCCAAGCGCGGCGAGGTGAAGGCCACGGCCGTGAAGGAAGCGCGGGACAAGTACGGCCTGTGA
- a CDS encoding GntR family transcriptional regulator, which produces MTTPVVHSLREQIREHIVEGIVSGRWKPGERIVERRIATELEVSQTPVREALRELESLRLIESAPNKGVRVRNLTAADLEESYPVRAGLEAIAAELAAERLAEDCSALEPHVAALYEADRASDGTAQVRHTVAFHRELVRAAGNSVLLHTWEGLGIEVFTALSIRWLGTVQQSYAEEHEELVQAFRRHDPRIAELVKAHVLGCAPQA; this is translated from the coding sequence ATGACCACGCCCGTCGTCCACTCGCTGCGCGAACAGATCCGCGAGCACATCGTGGAAGGGATCGTCAGCGGGCGCTGGAAGCCGGGCGAGCGGATCGTCGAGCGGCGGATCGCGACCGAACTGGAGGTCAGCCAGACCCCAGTGCGGGAGGCGCTGCGCGAGCTGGAGTCACTGCGGCTGATCGAGTCGGCACCCAACAAGGGCGTACGGGTGCGGAACCTGACGGCGGCCGACCTGGAGGAGAGCTACCCCGTCCGGGCAGGCCTGGAGGCCATAGCGGCGGAACTGGCGGCGGAGAGGCTGGCGGAGGACTGCTCCGCGCTGGAGCCGCACGTCGCGGCGCTGTACGAGGCGGACCGCGCGTCGGACGGGACGGCGCAGGTGCGGCACACGGTGGCCTTCCACCGGGAACTGGTGCGGGCGGCCGGGAACTCGGTGCTGCTGCACACCTGGGAGGGGCTGGGCATCGAGGTGTTCACCGCCCTGTCGATCCGGTGGCTGGGCACGGTGCAGCAGTCGTACGCGGAGGAGCACGAGGAACTGGTCCAGGCGTTCCGTCGCCACGACCCGCGGATCGCCGAGCTGGTGAAGGCCCACGTCCTCGGCTGCGCGCCGCAGGCGTGA
- a CDS encoding GNAT family N-acetyltransferase encodes MPIPHIRLATSDDEEVLGRLDRDTWSPLHAVQPRPQPPYQPFFNERFGPRDHLVAELDGAVVGYIKLAFPTPLACNSHVRQIQGLAVADEARGAGIGRALLRAAQDEARRRGARRITLRVLGHNAPARGLYESEGFVVEGILPEEFLIEGEYVDDVLMGRSL; translated from the coding sequence ATGCCGATTCCGCACATACGTCTGGCCACGTCCGACGACGAGGAGGTACTCGGTCGGCTGGACCGTGACACCTGGTCTCCGCTGCACGCCGTCCAGCCGCGCCCTCAGCCGCCGTACCAGCCCTTCTTCAACGAGCGGTTCGGGCCGCGGGACCACCTCGTCGCCGAGCTCGACGGCGCGGTCGTCGGCTACATCAAGCTGGCGTTCCCGACGCCGCTGGCGTGCAACTCCCACGTCCGGCAGATCCAGGGACTGGCCGTCGCCGACGAGGCGCGCGGCGCCGGGATCGGCCGGGCGTTGCTGCGCGCCGCGCAGGACGAGGCCCGGCGGCGCGGAGCGCGCCGCATCACCCTGCGCGTCCTCGGACACAACGCCCCGGCCCGGGGGCTCTACGAGTCCGAGGGGTTCGTGGTGGAGGGGATCCTCCCCGAGGAGTTCCTGATCGAGGGCGAGTACGTCGACGACGTGCTCATGGGGCGCTCCCTGTAA
- a CDS encoding peptidoglycan recognition protein family protein: MLLGCLPGFAAVLALVLCASGVERTVALQPSQPVEARSAVLHPAPKPRIVPRTVWADATTRNQPPPRYDDKVVAVFVHHTDSPNGYKCADAPRIIRYLYTGQRGARQWDDIGYNFLVDRCGTIYEGRAGGIDRPVTGAHTQGFNHRTAGIAAIGTFTQGIAVPKAMTDAIAALAAWKLGLADIDPRTRVRLVSSNGLSRYKAGTAAMLPALAGHNDGYMTSCPGAALSALLPAIREQAARLQGRGHDGPPSMAPSTPTSKTPSTATSTPTSTAPNTPTSTPSSTAHKKP; the protein is encoded by the coding sequence ATGCTGCTCGGCTGTCTGCCCGGGTTCGCCGCCGTCCTCGCGTTGGTGCTGTGCGCCTCCGGGGTCGAACGCACGGTGGCGCTCCAGCCCTCGCAGCCGGTCGAGGCCCGCTCCGCCGTCCTGCACCCGGCGCCGAAACCACGCATCGTGCCGAGGACGGTCTGGGCGGACGCCACCACCCGCAACCAGCCGCCCCCGCGCTACGACGACAAGGTCGTCGCGGTCTTCGTGCACCACACCGACTCGCCCAACGGCTACAAGTGCGCCGACGCGCCCCGCATCATCCGCTACCTGTACACGGGCCAGAGGGGCGCCCGCCAGTGGGACGACATCGGCTACAACTTCCTCGTCGACCGCTGCGGCACGATCTACGAGGGCCGCGCGGGCGGCATCGACCGCCCCGTCACCGGCGCCCACACCCAGGGCTTCAACCACCGCACGGCGGGCATCGCCGCCATCGGCACCTTCACACAGGGCATCGCGGTGCCCAAGGCGATGACCGACGCGATCGCCGCCCTGGCCGCCTGGAAGCTGGGCCTCGCGGACATCGACCCGCGCACCCGGGTCCGGCTCGTCTCCAGCAACGGCCTGAGCCGGTACAAGGCGGGCACGGCGGCCATGCTGCCCGCGCTCGCCGGCCACAACGACGGCTATATGACGAGCTGTCCCGGAGCGGCCCTCAGCGCCCTCCTGCCGGCCATCAGGGAGCAGGCGGCGCGGCTGCAAGGCCGGGGGCATGACGGGCCCCCGAGCATGGCCCCGAGCACGCCGACGAGCAAGACCCCGAGTACGGCCACGAGCACGCCCACGAGCACGGCCCCGAATACGCCCACGAGCACGCCGTCGAGCACGGCCCACAAGAAGCCGTGA
- a CDS encoding MarP family serine protease yields the protein MDLLDILLMLVILAYAASGYRRGLVAGCVSLAGFVGGAVVGVWVLPWVMNLVARGTTAATVAAVCTVLVPAVVGHELAARLALKLRRELDRGPLRVADGIGGAAANTLAVLLVAWVAASVLGASSSPLVTEAIRDSRLLGAVQNAMPDTTPTWFSRATSALTQAGFPQVFNPFENEPATGVAKPSGDNVTASATNAAKLSTVKIEGAAGDQGREGSGFVYAARHVMTNAHVVAGIDDPAVRIGGVGPAYRARVVLFDPERDVAVLYVPDLHAPVLRFDDGAERGDAAVVAGYPQDGDLTLRAATVANRIRANGQNIYSTDTVTREIYSIRSTVLPGNSGGPLLTTDGEVYGVVFARSTSDQETGYVLTAAEVASDAKRATRATTPVDTGDLVTS from the coding sequence GTGGACCTGCTCGACATCCTGCTGATGCTGGTGATCCTGGCCTACGCCGCGTCCGGCTATCGGCGCGGACTGGTGGCCGGCTGCGTCTCCCTGGCCGGTTTCGTGGGCGGTGCCGTCGTCGGGGTGTGGGTCCTGCCGTGGGTGATGAACCTGGTGGCGCGGGGGACGACGGCGGCGACCGTGGCCGCCGTGTGCACGGTGCTGGTCCCGGCGGTGGTGGGCCATGAGCTGGCGGCTCGCCTCGCGCTGAAGCTGCGGCGCGAACTGGACCGCGGGCCGCTGCGGGTGGCCGACGGGATCGGTGGGGCCGCGGCGAACACGCTGGCCGTGCTGCTCGTGGCGTGGGTGGCCGCGAGCGTCCTCGGTGCCTCCTCCTCCCCGCTGGTCACGGAGGCGATACGGGACTCCAGGCTGCTGGGCGCCGTGCAGAACGCGATGCCGGACACCACCCCGACCTGGTTCTCCCGGGCCACGTCCGCGCTCACCCAGGCGGGCTTCCCGCAGGTCTTCAACCCCTTCGAGAACGAACCGGCGACCGGGGTCGCCAAGCCCTCCGGGGACAACGTCACGGCGAGCGCGACGAACGCCGCCAAGCTCAGCACGGTCAAGATCGAGGGCGCCGCGGGCGACCAGGGCCGCGAGGGCAGCGGCTTCGTGTACGCGGCGCGGCACGTGATGACCAACGCCCATGTGGTGGCGGGCATCGACGACCCGGCCGTACGGATCGGCGGCGTCGGTCCCGCGTACAGGGCCCGGGTGGTGCTCTTCGACCCCGAGCGGGACGTGGCCGTGCTGTACGTGCCCGATCTGCACGCGCCTGTCCTGCGCTTCGACGACGGCGCGGAGCGGGGCGACGCGGCCGTGGTCGCGGGGTATCCGCAGGACGGAGACCTGACGCTGCGGGCCGCGACGGTCGCGAACCGGATCCGCGCCAACGGCCAGAACATCTACAGCACGGACACCGTCACCCGGGAGATCTACTCGATCCGCTCGACGGTCCTGCCCGGCAACTCCGGCGGCCCGCTGCTCACCACCGACGGCGAGGTCTACGGCGTGGTCTTCGCCCGCTCCACCTCGGACCAGGAGACGGGGTACGTCCTGACGGCGGCCGAGGTCGCGAGCGACGCGAAGCGCGCGACGCGGGCCACGACGCCGGTGGACACGGGCGACCTCGTCACGTCCTGA
- a CDS encoding DUF4240 domain-containing protein yields the protein MDETEFWELVDASREAAEGDPEDQADLLVERLLELDPEQILDFARHFEARYNRAYRWDLWGAAWVLLDGASDDAFDFFRCWLIGQGREVFEGAVHDPDSLADLLEDFDEEVDGDGEELGYAADEAYEQLTGTVAPDLGIPPAPSEPEGTAFDLEDESALAERYPRLWERFKG from the coding sequence ATGGACGAGACGGAGTTCTGGGAGCTGGTGGACGCGAGCCGCGAGGCAGCCGAGGGCGACCCGGAGGATCAGGCGGACCTGCTCGTGGAGCGGCTGCTTGAGCTGGACCCGGAGCAGATCCTGGACTTCGCCCGGCACTTCGAGGCCCGGTACAACCGCGCCTACCGCTGGGACCTGTGGGGCGCCGCCTGGGTGCTGCTCGACGGGGCGAGCGACGACGCGTTCGACTTCTTCCGGTGCTGGCTGATCGGCCAGGGCCGGGAGGTCTTCGAGGGTGCCGTGCACGACCCGGACTCGCTCGCGGACCTCCTGGAGGACTTCGACGAGGAGGTCGACGGGGACGGCGAGGAGCTCGGTTACGCGGCGGACGAGGCGTACGAGCAGCTCACCGGCACCGTGGCGCCCGACCTGGGCATCCCGCCGGCGCCCTCCGAGCCGGAGGGGACGGCGTTCGACCTGGAGGACGAATCCGCGCTCGCCGAGCGCTACCCGAGGCTCTGGGAACGGTTCAAGGGCTGA
- the sucB gene encoding 2-oxoglutarate dehydrogenase, E2 component, dihydrolipoamide succinyltransferase, whose protein sequence is MAVSVTLPALGESVTEGTVTRWLKAEGERVEADEPLLEVSTDKVDTEIPAPASGVLTSIKVAEDETVEVGAELAVIDDGTGAPAAAPAPAAVEAPAPAPAAAPAPAAVPAPAPVAEAPAAPAPAAAPAGAAQGTDVVLPALGESVTEGTVTRWLKSVGDTVDADEPLLEVSTDKVDTEIPAPTSGVLLEITVGEDETAEVGAKLAVIGAPGAAPAAAPAPAAPAPAPAAAAPAPAAPAAPAPAPAAPAAPAPAPAAPVAPAAAAPAPVAPAAPAAAPAPVAPAPVAPAAAKPTDEGAYVTPLVRKLAAENGVDLSTVKGTGVGGRIRKQDVIAAAEAAKAAAAAPAPAAAAAPAARKTPVLEASPLRGQTVKMPRIRKVIGDNMVKALHEQAQLSSVVEVDVTRLMRLRAQAKDSFAAREGVKLSPMPFFVKAAAQALKAHPVINAKINEAEGTITYFDTENIGIAVDSEKGLMTPVIKYAGDLNIAGIAKATAELAGKVRGNKITPDELSGATFTISNTGSRGALFDTIIVPPGQVAILGIGATVKRPAVIETEEGTVIGVRDMTYLTLSYDHRLVDGADAARYLTAVKAILEAGEFEVELGL, encoded by the coding sequence ATGGCGGTTTCCGTAACCCTTCCGGCGCTCGGCGAGAGCGTCACCGAGGGCACAGTCACCCGCTGGCTGAAGGCCGAGGGCGAGCGCGTCGAGGCCGACGAGCCGCTGCTCGAGGTGTCGACCGACAAGGTCGACACCGAGATCCCCGCCCCCGCCTCGGGCGTCCTGACCTCCATCAAGGTCGCCGAGGACGAGACCGTTGAGGTCGGCGCCGAGCTGGCCGTCATCGACGACGGCACGGGTGCGCCCGCTGCCGCTCCGGCCCCGGCCGCCGTCGAGGCGCCCGCCCCGGCCCCGGCCGCCGCTCCGGCCCCGGCTGCCGTGCCCGCTCCGGCCCCGGTCGCCGAAGCCCCGGCCGCCCCGGCCCCGGCTGCCGCTCCGGCCGGTGCCGCCCAGGGCACGGACGTGGTCCTGCCCGCGCTCGGTGAGTCCGTCACCGAGGGCACCGTCACCCGCTGGCTGAAGTCGGTCGGCGACACCGTCGACGCCGACGAGCCGCTGCTCGAGGTCTCCACGGACAAGGTCGACACCGAGATCCCGGCGCCCACCTCCGGTGTGCTGCTCGAGATCACGGTCGGCGAGGACGAGACCGCCGAGGTCGGCGCCAAGCTGGCCGTCATCGGCGCTCCGGGTGCCGCTCCGGCGGCCGCCCCGGCCCCGGCCGCTCCGGCTCCCGCCCCGGCCGCCGCCGCCCCGGCTCCGGCCGCCCCCGCGGCTCCGGCTCCCGCCCCGGCCGCGCCCGCCGCTCCGGCTCCGGCTCCGGCCGCTCCGGTGGCCCCCGCCGCTGCCGCCCCGGCTCCGGTGGCCCCCGCCGCTCCGGCTGCCGCGCCCGCCCCGGTCGCCCCGGCCCCGGTCGCTCCGGCCGCCGCCAAGCCGACCGACGAGGGCGCCTACGTGACCCCGCTGGTGCGCAAGCTCGCCGCCGAGAACGGCGTCGACCTGTCCACCGTCAAGGGCACCGGCGTCGGCGGCCGTATCCGCAAGCAGGACGTCATCGCCGCCGCCGAGGCCGCGAAGGCCGCCGCCGCCGCTCCGGCTCCGGCTGCCGCCGCCGCTCCGGCCGCCCGGAAGACCCCCGTCCTGGAGGCCTCCCCGCTGCGCGGACAGACCGTCAAGATGCCGCGGATCCGCAAGGTCATCGGCGACAACATGGTCAAGGCCCTGCACGAGCAGGCCCAGCTGTCCTCGGTCGTCGAGGTCGACGTCACCCGCCTGATGCGCCTGCGCGCCCAGGCCAAGGACTCGTTCGCCGCGCGTGAGGGCGTCAAGCTCTCCCCGATGCCGTTCTTCGTGAAGGCGGCGGCCCAGGCGCTGAAGGCCCACCCGGTCATCAACGCCAAGATCAACGAGGCCGAGGGCACGATCACCTACTTCGACACCGAGAACATCGGTATCGCGGTGGACTCCGAGAAGGGCCTGATGACCCCGGTCATCAAGTACGCCGGTGACCTCAACATCGCCGGCATCGCCAAGGCCACGGCCGAACTGGCGGGCAAGGTCCGCGGCAACAAGATCACCCCGGACGAGCTGTCCGGCGCGACCTTCACCATCAGCAACACCGGTTCGCGCGGTGCCCTGTTCGACACGATCATCGTGCCGCCGGGCCAGGTCGCGATCCTCGGCATCGGCGCCACGGTCAAGCGCCCGGCCGTCATCGAGACGGAGGAGGGTACGGTCATCGGCGTCCGCGACATGACGTACCTGACGCTGTCCTACGACCACCGTCTGGTGGACGGCGCCGACGCGGCCCGCTACCTGACCGCGGTCAAGGCGATCCTGGAGGCGGGCGAGTTCGAGGTCGAGCTCGGCCTCTGA